Proteins from a single region of Terriglobales bacterium:
- the gltX gene encoding glutamate--tRNA ligase: MLRVRFAPSPTGFLHVGSARTFIFNWLYARHNQGTMILRVDDTDVERNTEASLTSIFEGLTWLGLGWDEQYRQSERLALHKQVAEAIFQKGLAYRDFTPAHAGDSPKPSEQGAWLFNPGARELSRQESDGRAAAGEPFALRFRVPRDSERIVRFDDAVYGEQAKSTADIEDFALLRSDGMPTYHMASCADDADLRISHIIRGQDHLTNTFKHVLIFEAAGAAPPQFAHLPLLVAPDGTKLSKRKHGPVVSVTTYRDAGFLPEAFVNFLCLLGWSPKNDREFLTRQELVGLFSLEGINRANAVVNFKEPAATPEETFDPKALWLNAEHIRALPIEDLCTRLLTVVREAGFSVSLEEMAKITPLVRERIKLLKDALGVADFFFVEQLPPYDPNELVPQKGDKEMALRALQKAREVLGNIPAGEFRHDPLDAALRAAAQELKLKAGQMFQPIRVAVCGRKNAPPLFETLEVLGKEKTLARIEQAIEKLK; the protein is encoded by the coding sequence ATGCTCCGCGTTCGCTTCGCGCCGTCGCCCACCGGCTTTCTGCACGTCGGCAGCGCGCGCACTTTCATCTTCAACTGGCTTTATGCCCGCCATAACCAGGGCACCATGATCCTCCGCGTGGACGACACCGACGTGGAGCGCAACACGGAAGCGTCGCTCACCTCGATCTTCGAAGGCCTGACCTGGCTTGGCCTTGGCTGGGACGAGCAATATCGCCAGTCCGAACGACTCGCGCTGCATAAGCAGGTGGCGGAAGCCATTTTTCAGAAGGGCCTCGCCTACCGCGATTTTACCCCGGCGCACGCCGGCGACAGCCCCAAGCCGAGCGAGCAGGGGGCGTGGCTCTTCAACCCCGGCGCGCGCGAACTCTCACGCCAAGAAAGCGACGGCCGCGCCGCCGCCGGCGAGCCCTTCGCGCTGCGTTTCCGCGTGCCGCGCGACTCCGAGCGCATCGTTCGCTTCGACGACGCGGTTTACGGCGAGCAGGCAAAGTCCACCGCCGACATCGAGGATTTTGCCCTCCTGCGTTCCGACGGCATGCCGACCTATCACATGGCGTCGTGCGCCGATGATGCCGACCTGCGCATCAGCCACATCATCCGCGGCCAGGACCACCTCACCAATACCTTCAAACACGTGCTGATCTTTGAAGCCGCCGGCGCCGCGCCGCCGCAGTTCGCGCACCTGCCGCTGCTGGTCGCGCCCGACGGCACCAAGCTCTCCAAGCGCAAACACGGGCCCGTGGTGAGCGTCACTACCTATCGTGACGCCGGATTTCTGCCCGAGGCGTTCGTCAACTTCCTGTGCCTGCTCGGCTGGTCGCCCAAGAATGACCGCGAGTTCCTGACACGCCAGGAACTGGTTGGCCTGTTCTCATTGGAGGGCATCAACCGCGCCAACGCGGTGGTGAATTTTAAAGAGCCCGCCGCGACGCCGGAGGAGACCTTCGATCCCAAGGCGCTCTGGCTCAACGCCGAGCACATCCGTGCCCTACCCATCGAAGACCTATGCACGCGCTTGCTGACGGTTGTGCGCGAAGCCGGCTTCAGCGTCTCCCTTGAAGAGATGGCCAAGATTACGCCCCTGGTACGCGAGCGCATCAAGCTGCTGAAAGACGCGCTCGGGGTCGCCGATTTCTTCTTCGTGGAGCAGCTTCCGCCCTACGACCCCAATGAACTTGTCCCGCAGAAGGGCGACAAGGAGATGGCGCTCAGGGCGCTGCAGAAGGCGCGAGAGGTGCTGGGCAATATTCCAGCCGGCGAGTTCCGGCACGACCCGCTCGACGCTGCCCTCCGCGCCGCCGCCCAGGAGCTGAAGCTGAAAGCCGGGCAGATGTTCCAGCCTATCCGGGTTGCCGTCTGCGGCCGCAAGAATGCCCCGCCGCTGTTTGAAACCCTGGAAGTGCTGGGGAAAGAGAAAACACTGGCGCGAATCGAGCAGGCGATCGAGAAACTCAAGTAG